One region of Eupeodes corollae chromosome 1, idEupCoro1.1, whole genome shotgun sequence genomic DNA includes:
- the LOC129948157 gene encoding lanC-like protein 3 homolog: MDKRYLDNPFADYQDGQEIEYDEEHVKNLICTYVDAILETTQPSNENEDHRGDLYVGNSGIAYMFWRLSRSEKTNDLYPALDHAQTYIRSAKANANRYKKRPSERYAFLCGNAGIYAVSAVISKDLNKTEDFESDLANFRDGIAPAREFVFTKHGCDEVLVGRAGYLSGCYWLNDVLTKMKQFDWFED; this comes from the exons ATGGATAAAAGGTATTTAGACAACCCATTTGCTGATTATCAGGATGGCCAAGAAATCGAATACGATGAGGAGCACGTTAAGAATTTGATTTGCACTTATGTTGACGCGATTTTGGAAACCACCCAACCGAGCAATGAGAACGAAGATCATAGGGGTGACTTGTATGTTGGGAATTCGG gaaTTGCTTACATGTTTTGGCGCCTGTCGAGATCAGAAAAAACCAACGATCTGTATCCAGCTCTGGATCACGCCCAGACCTATATTCGCAGTGCCAAAGCCAATGCCAATCGATACAAGAAGCGACCCAGCGAACGTTATGCGTTTTTATGCGGAAATGCCGGTATCTATGCCGTGTCGGCAGTTATCTCTAAGGATCTCAATAAGACTGAAGACTTTGAAAGTGATTTGGCGAACTTCCGGGACGGCATCGCACCCGCCAGGGAGTTTGTCTTTACCAAACATGGTTGTGACGAAGTGCTAGTGGGACGCGCTGGCTACCTAAGCGGTTGTTATTGGCTTAATGACGTTTTGACGAAAATGAAGCAATTTGATTGGTTTGAGGACTAA
- the LOC129948152 gene encoding transcription factor glial cells missing 2: MAEACFALLEERILDQSKAVYQISLQPRTHFAMNNKKEWDINDAIVPQVCDGEFDEFCEWTDGHVRLVYSITNEEAKKHISGWAMRNTNNHNVNILKKSCLGVFVCSKDCVLSNGTKVNLRPAICDKARRKQEGKLCPNKNCHGGRLEIKPCRGHCGYPVTHFWRHSGNAIFFQAKGVHDHSRPDPKNSTVSKRAFGRMSTVGRGVGGGTKRMSALYKETVLKENKGYNHTHTQIMQPTTMDIYQFNVCGKCSNHLPCACTTTSTIYPAAYVQPISSSSPSHVFHYDIATEHRPNSVAGVTYTTISSNNCDYQFEYNHQHQPVLKPSPTTPLICSSIMETPSTTPYSDNQLAAFRPIHSTNNNNNNTNTNNNNNCNAVSMNHSDNGTLKPFTGFQEPSSVLTSNQQQPEFINYSQIKTIDSKQELEKVSPYGNNNSIEEVYCHRTSVSDLKGDKQPRNETILYEYEVNPLVNNTGFYDNNSNYGVLSYFDNSLPATNNNVHHDSGYSSGSQGQGYTYEGYHNHHHHHHHQIPNVMNASAAAYYGHNV, from the exons ATGGCGGAAGCCTGTTTTGCCCTATTAGAAGAACGTATTTTAGACCAAAGCAAAGCTGTATATCAAATTAGCCTTCAGCCAAG aacacATTTCGCtatgaacaataaaaaagaatggGACATCAATGACGCCATTGTACCACAAGTGTGTGATGGGGAATTTGATGAGTTTTGCGAATGGACCGATGGTCATGTCCGCCTGGTTTATTCTATAACAAACGAAGAAGCTAAAAAACACATTTCCGGTTGGGCAATGCGCAACACAAACAATCACAATGTaaacatattgaaaaaaagttgtttgggAGTTTTTGTTTGCTCCAAAGATTGTGTTCTATCGAATGGAACCAAAGTTAATCTTCGTCCGGCTATATGTGATAAGGCACGTCGAAAACAAGAAGGTAAATTGTGTCCGAATAAGAATTGCCATGGTGGTAGATTGGAAATCAAACCATGTCGCGGTCATTGTGGATATCCTGTAACACATTTTTGGCGTCATTCGGGAAATGCTATATTTTTTCAAGCTAAAGGAGTTCACGACCATTCACGTCCGGATCCGAAGAATTCAACAGTTTCAAAGAGGGCTTTTGGTAGGATGTCAACGGTAGGACGGGGTGTGGGTGGTGGGACTAAGAGGATGAGTGCTCTTTATAAGGAGACTGtacttaaagaaaat AAGGGGTACAATCATACTCACACTCAGATTATGCAACCAACTACAATGGATATTTATCAATTCAAtg TGTGTGGGAAATGTTCGAATCATTTGCCATGTGCCTGCACAACAACAAGTACCATCTATCCAGCAGCATATGTCCAGCCGATTTCTTCGTCATCGCCATCGCATGTCTTCCATTATGATATTGCAACCGAACATCGACCCAATAGTGTTGCAGGCGTAACTTATACCACAATAAGTTCCAATAATTGTGATTACCAATTTGAATACAACCATCAGCATCAGCCCGTCCTAAAGCCTTCTCCAACAACACCCCTTATATGTTCCAGTATTATGGAAACTCCATCCACAACACCGTATAGTGATAATCAATTAGCAGCTTTCCGCCCGATACACAGTactaacaacaataacaacaacaccaacacaaacaacaataacaactgcAATGCAGTTAGCATGAATCACAGTGATAATGGTACTTTGAAGCCATTCACAGGATTTCAAGAACCTAGTTCTGTACTAACATCCAATCAACAACAGCCAGAATTCATTAACTATTCTCAAATCAAAACCATCGATAGCAAACAAGAATTGGAAAAAGTATCGCCATATGGAAATAATAATTCCATAGAAGAAGTCTATTGTCATAGGACATCAGTTTCGGATCTAAAAGGCGATAAGCAACCACGAAACGAAACGATTCTCTACGAGTACGAAGTAAATCCTTTAGTGAACAACACAGGTTTCTACGATAACAATTCTAACTACGGAGTTCTAAGCTATTTTGATAATAGCCTGCCTGCAACAAACAACAACGTCCATCATGATTCAGGCTATTCATCTGGCAGTCAAGGTCAAGGCTACACATACGAGGGTTACCATaaccaccaccatcaccaccatCATCAAATTCCGAATGTTATGAATGCTTCGGCGGCGGCTTACTACGGCCACAATGTGTAG
- the LOC129940774 gene encoding lanC-like protein 3 homolog, producing the protein MDKRYLDNPFADYQDGQEIEYDEEHVKNLICTYVDAILETTQPSNENEDHRGDLYVGNSGIAYMFWRLSRSEKTNDLYPALDHAQTYIRSAKANANRYKKRPSERYAFLCGNAGIYAVSAVISKDLNKTEDFESDLANFRDGIAPAREFVFTKHGCDEVLVGRAGYLSGCYWLNDVLTPKPISDDELISICEITITSGREYSKQNKAPLPLMYQYHGTEYLGAAHGLCGILHMLIESPGYTRESCRPPRLDLLDIKKSIDYFLSLQDVEGNFPVALEDLKTGREKRLVHWCHGAPGAVYLLARAYLVYREDKYLTAVRLAADLVWNKGFLRKGPGICHGVAGNGYVFLLLYRLTKEPKYLYRAVKFMDLLTNSDFKDRARIPDRPHSLYEGVAGTVCYLIDLLEPSKAHFPFMDIFHQK; encoded by the exons ATGGATAAAAGGTATTTAGACAACCCATTTGCTGATTATCAGGATGGCCAAGAAATCGAATACGATGAGGAGCACGTTAAGAATTTGATTTGCACTTATGTTGACGCGATTTTGGAAACCACCCAACCGAGCAATGAGAACGAAGATCATAGGGGTGACTTGTATGTTGGGAATTCGG gaaTTGCTTACATGTTTTGGCGCCTGTCGAGATCAGAAAAAACCAACGATCTGTATCCAGCTCTGGATCACGCCCAGACCTATATTCGCAGTGCCAAAGCCAATGCCAATCGATACAAGAAGCGACCCAGCGAACGTTATGCGTTTTTATGCGGAAATGCCGGTATCTATGCCGTGTCGGCAGTTATCTCTAAGGATCTCAATAAGACTGAAGACTTTGAAAGTGATTTGGCGAACTTCCGGGACGGCATCGCACCCGCCAGGGAGTTTGTCTTTACCAAACATGGTTGTGACGAAGTGCTAGTGGGACGCGCTGGCTACCTAAGCGGTTGTTATTGGCTTAATGACGTTTTGACGCCCAAGCCTATTTCCGACGACGAACTTATTTCGATTTGTGAAATAACCATCACCAGTGGCAGAGAGtattccaaacaaaataaagccCCATTGCCTTTGATGTATCAGTATCACGGAACCGAATATTTGGGAGCGGCGCATGGCCTCTGTGGCATTTTGCATATGTTGATCGAAAGTCCAGGTTATACTCGCGAGAGTTGTCGACCTCCGCGTTTGGATTTGCTCGACATTAAGAAATCAATTGACTACTTTTTGAGTCTGCAGGATGTCGAAGGAAATTTCCCGGTGGCCCTAGAGGATTTGAAAACCGGAAGGGAAAAGCGTCTGGTGCATTGGTGCCATGGAGCCCCCGGGGCGGTGTACTTACTTGCAAGGGCATATCTTGTCTATCGCGAGGATAAGTACCTGACTGCGGTTAGGTTGGCAGCAGATTTGGTGTGGAACAAGGGATTCCTGCGCAAGGGACCGGGCATATGTCACGGTGTTGCCGGAAACGGCTACGTGTTCTTACTGCTCTACCGTCTGACCAAGGAGCCCAAGTACTTGTATCGAGCTGTGAAATTCATGGATCTACTTACCAATTCGGATTTCAAGGATCGGGCGCGGATACCTGATCGACCGCACAGCCTGTACGAGGGCGTGGCTGGAACCGTTTGCTATTTGATCGACCTGCTCGAACCTAGCAAGGCACACTTTCCTTTTATGGACATATTCCACCAGAAGTGA